In Melanotaenia boesemani isolate fMelBoe1 chromosome 16, fMelBoe1.pri, whole genome shotgun sequence, the following proteins share a genomic window:
- the znhit2 gene encoding zinc finger HIT domain-containing protein 2: MNPLIRRRLPPSVRSLLTNIGPKEEEWTDKEPDTVTRDGILLPSRGLASGQEDFLSPAKTKEEKATEAGSNTRRNAVCTLCKCKPSCYTCPRCNIHYCGLACYQSKEHSVCSEEFYKESVLRELKEMGKTETEGRKKMQEILLGLRQKAESTHGGMESLLKEVGIMGDDTDEGEGEATEKVQVMELLSRLAELQQSGQGNATEFEDILRKLEEIGGGELLPRDTAEDFESEEEELDLADRLLGLDIDKLSEDELWELLNNKEKETFIDLMKGGALGGLVPLWEPWWEEHEQDRKALVEVLEEEMGKLESETTTVKNEQGCNNKVKPSEEGVEKMKNVKERIRKKKRADKGSSPVGRVPPISAKIPKLSNLCANPSPLVCYSLVNALYSYAFTLCRLNGDTDSLRFEFCDMIIALSEALNSSRVFNSVQEALDCGEALILNGGYLDRDDPQAPARSMEAVAHIMTGRDSQDATGYCLAALSQLRSVLSEARTTLSKEGEEGAKRQKYFLASKKCEFFQAWMLDNAHQIHRLAIELWSEHSRRESVRKGMEKSKVEENFKNGNRKENSKLIEELN, translated from the coding sequence CTCTCTCCAGCCAAGACCAAGGAGGAAAAGGCAACAGAGGCTGGGAGTAATACCAGGAGGAATGCAGTCTGCACGTTGTGTAAATGTAAACCCTCTTGCTACACTTGTCCCCGCTGTAACATCCATTACTGTGGGTTGGCTTGCTATCAGAGCAAAGAACACTCAGTGTGTTCAGAGGAATTTTACAAGGAGTCTGTTCTTCGTGAGCTGAAGGAGATGGGGAAAACAGAAACTGAAGGCAGAAAGAAAATGCAAGAGATTCTGTTGGGACtcagacaaaaagcagaaagtACACATGGGGGGATGGAGAGTTTGTTGAAAGAAGTAGGTATTATGGGAGATGACACAGATGAGGGCGAAGGAGAAGCAACAGAAAAGGTGCAGGTTATGGAGCTCCTGTCCAGATTAGCAGAGCTTCAGCAGTCTGGACAGGGGAATGCAACAGAGTTTGAGGATATTTTGAGAAAACTTGAAGAGATTGGAGGAGGAGAACTACTGCCTAGAGACACTGCTGAGGATTTTGAAAGTGAAGAGGAGGAGCTGGACTTGGCAGACCGGTTGTTGGGGTTGGATATCGATAAACTTTCAGAGGATGAACTCTGGGAACTTCTTAACAATAAAGAGAAAGAGACGTTTATCGATCTGATGAAAGGTGGAGCTCTTGGTGGGCTAGTCCCTCTTTGGGAGCCCTGGTGGGAGGAGCATGAGCAAGACAGGAAAGCACTAGTGGAGGTGCTTGAGGAAGAAATGGGTAAGCTAGAGAGCGAAACTACAACAGTTAAAAATGAGCAGGGCTGTAACAATAAGGTCAAGCCATCAGAAGAAGGGGTTGAGaagatgaaaaatgtcaaagaaagaataagaaagaaaaaaagagcagataAAGGAAGTTCTCCTGTGGGAAGAGTTCCCCCAATTTCTGCAAAAATTCCAAAGTTGAGTAATTTATGTGCAAACCCATCACCTCTGGTATGCTACAGTTTAGTCAATGCACTTTATAGCTATGCCTTTACCTTGTGTCGGTTGAATGGTGACACTGATTCACTCAGGTTTGAGTTCTGTGACATGATAATCGCTCTGTCTGAGGCACTGAACTCAAGCAGGGTGTTCAACTCTGTCCAGGAAGCCTTAGACTGTGGAGAAGCTCTTATTCTCAATGGAGGCTACCTTGACAGGGATGATCCTCAAGCTCCAGCCAGGTCTATGGAAGCCGTGGCTCATATCATGACCGGAAGAGACAGCCAGGATGCTACTGGATACTGCCTTGCAGCTTTGAGTCAGCTGCGCTCAGTGCTGTCTGAGGCCAGAACAACCCTGTCTAAAGAAGGAGAGGAAGGGGCAAAGAGACAGAAGTACTTCCTTGCCAGCAAGAAGTGTGAATTCTTTCAAGCCTGGATGTTGGACAATGCACACCAGATTCATAGACTGGCTATTGAGCTGTGGAGTGAACACAGTAGAAGAGAGAGTgtgagaaagggcatggagaaATCAAAAGTTGAGGAAAATTTCAAAAATGGGAACAGGAAAGAGAACAGTAAGCTGATTGAAGAATTGAATTAG